In one Rhodothermales bacterium genomic region, the following are encoded:
- the sppA gene encoding signal peptide peptidase SppA gives MRFFSTLIASTLGTLIALGVIFMLFFFIIFALAAMSDQAPRVRPGSVLLIELGGSVPEIVSDDPIATAFSGAAPYDLLDFTSAIKKAAVDERIDAIWLRLTPLGGSWATHQEVRAALEVFKAAGKPIIASSDDQYVNEVTYYVASVADEVYASAAAPFEFNGFYIAAEFYKNLLDKIEVAPQVTRAGTYKSAVEPFLRTNLSDENREQLSSLLADQQEVFAAAVAESRDMTPEDVVRIIEGEAILTATDAYNAGLLDALLFRDEVESALKARLAYDEEDELRLQNIRSYVRVPATEAGLPRPASEEIAIVYAVGTIMSGESGYSMNPLFGGETVGADTFNEAIRTAHESENVKAIVIRVNSPGGSVAASDAMWREISRAAADKPVIISMGDVAASGGFWIATAGHTIVADPLTITGSIGVFGMAFDMSGLYENKLGISFDVVRTGPYADMYSGVRALSPDELRLLDKSTEEIYQNFLQLVAESRNMTVEAVDSVAQGRVWTGKQAMAIGLVDELGDLDRALAIAAEKAGLDSTTYRTRVLPLPKTMLEQMTKSLNSRVASAWLNHSTSPAERTLLQHLEVLQGLLRLQGTVQARLPFEFVIR, from the coding sequence ATGCGGTTTTTCTCCACGTTGATCGCCAGCACGCTCGGCACCCTGATCGCGCTGGGCGTGATCTTCATGCTCTTTTTCTTCATCATCTTCGCGCTGGCCGCCATGTCGGACCAGGCCCCCCGCGTGCGACCCGGCTCGGTGCTCCTGATCGAACTCGGCGGCTCCGTCCCCGAAATCGTCTCCGACGACCCCATTGCGACGGCGTTCTCCGGCGCCGCTCCTTACGACTTACTGGATTTCACCTCCGCCATCAAAAAGGCCGCCGTCGACGAGCGCATCGACGCCATCTGGCTCCGCCTCACGCCGCTGGGCGGCTCGTGGGCCACGCACCAGGAAGTACGCGCCGCCCTCGAAGTCTTCAAAGCGGCCGGCAAACCCATCATCGCTTCGAGCGACGACCAGTATGTCAATGAGGTCACCTACTACGTGGCCAGCGTGGCGGACGAGGTGTATGCCTCCGCCGCGGCGCCGTTCGAGTTCAATGGATTTTACATCGCGGCGGAGTTTTACAAGAACCTCTTGGACAAGATCGAGGTGGCGCCCCAGGTGACCCGCGCCGGCACCTACAAAAGCGCCGTAGAACCCTTCCTCCGCACGAACCTGTCCGATGAAAACCGTGAACAGCTTTCGTCGCTCCTGGCGGACCAGCAGGAGGTGTTTGCCGCTGCCGTCGCCGAAAGCCGTGATATGACGCCCGAGGACGTGGTCCGCATCATCGAAGGCGAGGCCATCCTCACGGCTACCGACGCCTACAACGCCGGCCTGCTGGACGCATTGCTGTTCCGCGACGAGGTGGAATCCGCGCTGAAGGCGCGTCTGGCGTATGACGAAGAGGACGAATTGCGGCTGCAGAACATCCGCTCGTACGTCCGCGTGCCGGCCACCGAGGCCGGCCTGCCCCGGCCGGCGAGTGAGGAGATCGCCATCGTCTACGCCGTCGGCACGATCATGAGCGGCGAAAGCGGGTACAGCATGAACCCGCTCTTCGGCGGCGAAACCGTGGGCGCGGACACGTTCAACGAGGCCATCCGCACCGCACATGAAAGTGAGAACGTGAAGGCGATCGTCATCCGCGTCAACTCGCCGGGTGGCTCGGTGGCCGCCTCGGATGCCATGTGGCGGGAGATTTCGCGCGCCGCCGCCGATAAGCCGGTGATCATTTCGATGGGCGACGTGGCAGCCTCGGGCGGCTTCTGGATCGCGACCGCCGGGCACACGATCGTGGCCGATCCGCTCACGATCACAGGCTCGATCGGCGTATTCGGGATGGCGTTCGACATGAGCGGCCTCTACGAAAACAAACTGGGTATCTCGTTCGATGTCGTGCGCACGGGCCCGTATGCGGACATGTACTCGGGCGTCCGCGCCCTCTCGCCGGATGAGCTGCGGCTGCTGGACAAATCGACGGAGGAGATCTACCAGAACTTCCTCCAGCTCGTCGCCGAAAGCCGCAACATGACGGTCGAGGCCGTCGACTCCGTGGCCCAGGGCCGGGTATGGACCGGCAAACAGGCGATGGCCATCGGGCTGGTCGATGAACTGGGCGACCTGGACCGCGCCCTCGCGATCGCGGCCGAGAAGGCCGGCCTGGACAGCACCACCTACCGCACCCGCGTGCTGCCCCTCCCGAAGACGATGCTCGAGCAGATGACGAAAAGCCTCAACTCTCGCGTCGCCTCCGCCTGGCTGAATCACTCCACCAGCCCCGCCGAGCGAACCCTCCTCCAGCACCTGGAGGTGCTCCAGGGCCTCCTCCGCCTCCAGGGGACGGTGCAGGCCCGCCTACCGTTCGAATTCGTAATCCGGTAA
- the gpmI gene encoding 2,3-bisphosphoglycerate-independent phosphoglycerate mutase: MKATQRHILIILDGFGIAVDRSVSAIDHARKPFIDELFASYPHSTLEASGLAVGLPEGQMGNSEVGHMNLGAGRVVYQEITRIDKDIREGAFFTNDVLVNAARHAKTNHTKLHLFGCFSDGGVHASLNHLFAVMELARREGLEAGQVLLHAFTDGRDTDPHGALEYIRLFQQQAATIGVGRIASIIGRYYAMDRDKRWERVKLAYDLLTANTGVPFSDPEAAILASYAAGVTDEFVQPIRIVDPEIERFSRTGALVESGDAVVFFNFRADRGRQLTHAFITEGFDGFDRGPRLDLHYTLFTPYESSFHVPIAFPKVNLTQTLGEVMAARGGRQLRAAETEKYPHVTFFFSGGREEPFAGEDRILEPSPKVATYDLQPEMSALPLAEKVAAAITQHDYNLVVLNFANPDMVGHTGVFEAAVKAVETVDACTRIVVEAAIARGYGITIIADHGNADKMRNPDGTPNTAHTTALVPHLIIKKGFIGPIKPGKLGDIAPTILHLLGETAPPDMTGDVLV; encoded by the coding sequence ATGAAAGCAACACAACGCCACATCCTCATCATCCTCGACGGATTCGGTATTGCCGTGGACCGCTCGGTGAGCGCGATCGACCACGCGCGGAAACCCTTTATCGACGAGTTATTCGCCTCCTACCCCCACAGCACCCTGGAGGCGTCGGGGCTGGCGGTGGGGCTGCCGGAGGGCCAGATGGGGAACTCGGAGGTCGGGCACATGAACCTGGGCGCCGGCCGGGTGGTGTACCAGGAAATCACGCGGATCGACAAGGACATCCGAGAGGGCGCGTTTTTCACGAACGACGTCCTCGTCAACGCCGCGCGCCATGCGAAGACGAACCACACGAAGCTGCACCTGTTCGGCTGTTTCTCGGACGGCGGCGTGCACGCGTCGCTCAACCACCTCTTTGCCGTGATGGAACTGGCGCGGCGCGAGGGCCTCGAGGCCGGCCAGGTGCTCCTGCATGCCTTCACCGACGGGCGCGATACGGACCCACACGGCGCCCTCGAATACATCCGCCTCTTCCAGCAACAGGCCGCCACCATCGGCGTGGGCCGGATCGCCTCGATCATCGGTCGATATTATGCGATGGACCGCGACAAGCGCTGGGAGCGTGTGAAGCTGGCGTACGACCTGCTCACCGCCAACACCGGCGTACCGTTCTCAGACCCCGAAGCCGCGATCCTGGCCAGCTACGCCGCCGGCGTGACCGACGAGTTCGTGCAGCCGATCCGGATCGTGGATCCGGAGATCGAACGGTTCTCACGTACCGGCGCCCTGGTGGAGTCCGGCGATGCCGTGGTATTTTTTAACTTCCGGGCCGACCGGGGACGCCAGCTCACGCACGCGTTTATCACGGAAGGATTCGATGGATTCGACCGTGGTCCCCGGCTCGATCTCCACTACACCCTCTTCACGCCGTACGAATCGTCTTTCCACGTCCCAATCGCGTTCCCGAAGGTGAATCTTACCCAGACCCTCGGCGAGGTGATGGCCGCGCGCGGGGGCCGGCAGCTCCGCGCCGCCGAAACGGAGAAGTACCCGCACGTCACCTTTTTCTTCAGCGGCGGCCGCGAAGAGCCCTTCGCCGGCGAAGACCGCATCCTGGAGCCCTCGCCGAAAGTGGCCACGTACGACCTCCAGCCGGAGATGAGCGCCCTGCCGCTGGCCGAAAAGGTGGCGGCGGCCATCACGCAGCACGACTATAATCTGGTGGTGCTCAATTTCGCCAATCCAGACATGGTGGGGCACACGGGGGTATTCGAGGCCGCCGTCAAAGCCGTCGAAACCGTTGACGCGTGCACGCGGATCGTCGTCGAGGCAGCTATAGCGCGGGGCTATGGCATCACCATCATCGCCGACCACGGGAATGCGGACAAGATGCGTAACCCGGACGGCACCCCGAACACGGCCCACACGACGGCGCTTGTGCCGCACCTGATCATCAAGAAGGGCTTCATCGGCCCGATCAAGCCCGGAAAACTCGGCGACATCGCCCCGACGATCCTTCACCTCCTCGGCGAAACCGCACCGCCCGACATGACGGGCGACGTGTTGGTGTAG
- the nth gene encoding endonuclease III — MNCRERARHTLEALRVAIPRPETELRYNDPYELIVAVILSAQCTDERVNKVTPALFEAFPTVDALARALPEDILPYIKSVSYPNNKSKHLAGMARQVRDDFGGEIPGTVEALVRLPGVGRKTAQVVASVAFDVDAMPVDTHVFRVANRIGLTVRAPTPLHVERQLKALLDQKDWSEAHHLLILHGRYTCLARAPRCEVCPLVATCQYYERLGRLPAPLAGLDAKRGKYYCKTNSHYFDTPADRQDRYGTVQRCCPVCASMNVFETRTGKSTRKVPDFRVT, encoded by the coding sequence GTGAACTGCCGCGAACGCGCCCGTCATACGCTCGAAGCCCTCCGCGTGGCCATCCCCCGGCCCGAAACGGAGTTGCGGTATAACGATCCGTACGAACTGATCGTCGCCGTCATCCTCTCCGCTCAGTGCACGGACGAGCGGGTGAACAAGGTGACGCCGGCGTTGTTCGAGGCCTTCCCGACGGTTGATGCCCTCGCGCGAGCGTTGCCGGAGGACATCCTGCCGTACATCAAGTCGGTCTCCTACCCCAACAATAAATCGAAGCACCTCGCCGGCATGGCGCGGCAGGTCCGCGACGATTTTGGGGGCGAGATCCCGGGTACGGTAGAAGCGCTCGTCCGGCTCCCGGGCGTGGGACGGAAAACGGCTCAGGTGGTGGCTTCCGTGGCGTTCGACGTCGACGCGATGCCTGTCGACACCCACGTGTTTCGGGTGGCCAACCGCATCGGACTGACGGTGCGCGCCCCGACGCCGCTGCACGTGGAACGACAGTTGAAGGCGTTGTTGGATCAGAAAGACTGGTCCGAGGCGCACCATCTGCTTATCCTCCACGGCCGCTACACCTGCCTGGCCCGCGCGCCCCGATGCGAAGTGTGCCCCCTCGTCGCGACGTGCCAGTATTACGAGCGCCTCGGCCGCTTGCCGGCGCCCCTCGCGGGCCTTGATGCGAAGCGAGGCAAATACTACTGCAAGACAAACAGCCATTACTTCGACACGCCGGCCGATCGGCAAGATCGCTACGGTACGGTGCAGCGGTGTTGCCCGGTGTGCGCGTCCATGAACGTATTCGAGACCCGCACCGGGAAGTCCACCCGCAAAGTGCCCGATTTTCGTGTAACCTGA
- a CDS encoding DUF4105 domain-containing protein, giving the protein MRRARPLFLDLLIGAILLGVCAAGARPASAQRLDSLSPEARLSLVTVLPGEAAYELFGHSAIRVYDPLRGVDALFNYGTFQFDAYFLPKFIYGQLDYLLRVIAYQRELPYYRQRGRSVIEQELRLSPAQRQALAQFLEINAQPENRTYRYLFLTDNCSTRTRDALERTLGDVIRFPDTYRNPGTYRELLDRYVDHLPFMDLGFYLVLGPPADAMASARDAHFLPDYLKEAFDGAEIRGEAGWEPLVVRTDTVYWNAGAAERAEGGFPVWPITWGLLALGVALTWWRRNEVGGIIPYFDRMVFGVVGLAGVLMAFLWLIALHDVTDRNWNLFWAWPTHLLAIVWIKARPAWLRGYWMATAAAGMIGLAGWGSWPQALHPALVPIVLLLVLRSGWLAWKMGVIRGLRA; this is encoded by the coding sequence ATGCGCCGTGCCCGCCCGCTTTTTCTGGATCTACTTATCGGCGCCATCCTGCTCGGCGTTTGTGCGGCCGGCGCGCGGCCGGCCAGCGCCCAGCGGCTGGACAGCCTCTCCCCTGAGGCCCGGCTGTCGCTCGTGACCGTCCTCCCCGGCGAAGCCGCCTACGAACTCTTCGGGCACAGCGCGATCCGCGTGTACGACCCCCTCCGCGGCGTCGACGCGTTGTTCAACTACGGCACCTTTCAATTCGATGCCTACTTCCTGCCCAAATTCATCTACGGGCAGCTGGATTATCTGCTTAGGGTGATCGCGTACCAACGGGAGTTGCCCTACTACAGGCAGCGGGGGCGTTCCGTGATTGAACAGGAGCTGCGTCTTTCGCCGGCTCAGCGGCAGGCCCTCGCGCAGTTTTTGGAGATCAACGCCCAACCCGAAAACCGCACTTACCGCTACCTGTTTTTAACCGACAACTGCTCAACCCGCACCCGCGACGCCCTCGAGCGCACGCTCGGCGACGTCATCCGTTTCCCGGACACCTACCGCAATCCCGGGACGTACCGAGAGTTGTTGGACCGGTACGTGGACCATCTGCCATTTATGGACCTGGGTTTTTATCTGGTGCTCGGCCCGCCGGCGGACGCCATGGCCTCGGCCCGGGACGCCCATTTTTTGCCGGATTATCTCAAGGAAGCATTTGATGGCGCGGAGATTCGAGGCGAAGCCGGGTGGGAGCCGCTGGTCGTGCGGACGGACACCGTATACTGGAATGCCGGCGCCGCCGAGCGTGCCGAAGGCGGATTTCCGGTCTGGCCGATCACCTGGGGCTTGCTGGCGCTCGGTGTAGCGCTGACGTGGTGGCGGCGAAACGAGGTCGGCGGAATTATCCCGTATTTCGATCGAATGGTATTCGGCGTGGTGGGCCTCGCCGGCGTGTTGATGGCTTTTTTATGGCTGATCGCCCTGCACGACGTGACCGATCGGAACTGGAATCTGTTCTGGGCCTGGCCCACACACCTCCTCGCGATCGTCTGGATCAAGGCGCGGCCGGCGTGGCTGCGCGGGTACTGGATGGCTACGGCCGCGGCCGGCATGATCGGCCTGGCCGGGTGGGGCTCTTGGCCCCAGGCGCTGCACCCCGCCCTCGTCCCGATCGTGCTCCTGCTCGTCTTGCGCAGCGGCTGGCTGGCGTGGAAGATGGGCGTTATTCGAGGCTTGCGAGCTTAA